A stretch of Porites lutea chromosome 5, jaPorLute2.1, whole genome shotgun sequence DNA encodes these proteins:
- the LOC140939175 gene encoding poly [ADP-ribose] polymerase tankyrase-like isoform X3, translating to MASRPRLLKKQSSLAILVELERETCESASRPPSEADPDQVREEDLEVHVDEEVEDLEGGELPPGEDDLLDEKGDGDSEGGDTDAAVSSEDENDISVSLASSKKSLSASARGGQTRASVEEEEIAPPLRMSRRLMSMKRRGKVVPLADLTEEFEFYAGDVLTVRGEEGDFYVCRVLEDVPESATSFGVAWFNRVDDNLYEVSFDDVCYMDSVITRVALSEVQPEKYSISKPHIKQTKKLLKEALAAERGEEEVSQDEGDDDDDDELGDEDAEEAEDEPPAKRTRSGSRSSSTSSPAKRGKRGQKKGAATPVNGPGRKRKAAEPKEKKERKKKALVAKKDKPRRAGVLIPNENIKLLEKDPTFETSEDIPLMPVKWAIKAVLVNDMEMLKSAIENRQEVFTVHWPRSPEIQLAAVHYALLNQNHEALKLLLKELHEEKPPELKRHNQPTVSLNHMDTGTYNFYTFGHAVRELYSSRGSREGNNAFLEDDKRFHRTKGYGTSDLLPFCFKKGVPLETVKVLLNEMTILEKSTLHEVEQGGIDEVWHAIRSGNRKLAGYFVSKGVDKFGFGFNFLHKEVLLNDSEELTSFRSQSVKKKPVENKTILPIHAACINPNGDYLKALLNSVPEHSIPDRDGFKPIHYAAACEGPGPLKVLLARGADPNDPGPKGVTPLMIACKYGRDENVKELVAAEDEDVDDALEDGEQTKSRVTIDVKNKHTKAAIHYAARNGHLSIIRLLVAAGGNVDLQTGSYRGNVTALMLAATQGHLELVKALVELKASPDKKGKWNKTALMYAVKNGQSPVAAYLLRIGVNPCAADTSGNTPVHYAAAYGWLHCLKMLIEAGADPNAANQWKVTPLAIALMKDQMPCADYLLSLDNVDVNFPDDCGRTLLCQKLRCSALNKALVEKITYLVEKKGADVNKADVEQWTPLHYLAANSVYEGQRYDRFLAYHPPPMLKMHLAEVSCQLARLFISAGADPDAVNKDGRTPMMVAILQNNFPLIETLLECGAKGSVGKTSDGSQVLHVQAEKADDLDLSDLYPDAHVDLTGNTSEQREQKQKHLKSLVMRASNEMMEKLIAGGAEINCVRSNGLTPLMLALSEGNMDQFSMLLDHDADPSMGLDKTGRNLLHLLATMCTEHDLRRHMKIVLKKTKSENLKEISNLVDNNGFTPLLQACETIASSPPNKENNEFVKSFIKTLVDQFGCSVKARVGKVKKGVNVELRNPPTFGLRREKDDEVDTSRIPRMSRMKQRSWSGSGSSYNSDCEDEDEDDVEMDEDEKPTKGLFTCLHFLVYESWNFSPFLELMLEYVKAIKSIVNSFDCHGRTPLHLAVKWGNTGAAKLLIDSSTDVNVRSLNIKQDGKATPLILASRPVSVRLATLKDLLEAKADPNIADNSGRTALSWAVSNPNDSNSTPLKLCTALLEAGADVNSADGKQRTPLHYSVNCTTGGFETITDVENLLIKYGADTTTLDLHRRIPLHYAFVKMNGRHTDYSMSDPISVVGLLCEAMAEQGKDVKAQVNHQDNFGQTPLHRAALRGSTICSLNLIQKGASLDIKDNDGNTPLSLAVREGHNGCAMMFMQSNAPASCQVIKPLTPDDWKNYEIEKKKCLWQWKNVVDLSEPKPDIRSAFRVVIDNNWQGIAYLMLEVAGLDFIEAIQATLESNKLDLAWALLRKQRKDASVQGVDKKGRNLLHLLAIHSAHLWTQVVEEIANHLVQRGVPAGAVDSQGATPLHYAACNHNLAFCRFLWEHSPSSLDVTDKGGVTPFAAVFSNTESGIITLVEFFVSPSNCHVKNLDVCYSVGEEQNSKDTTTPLIEAALSSNEKVVTYLLKHGASVNFPKHDGRTPLMEIVRSNAMDMVKVLIYATDDRKIWETKETTLVDLTLQDNEGKSVIHHCVQNREYGSAENVDLLKFLASFEAPLALRDSQGHTPLYYAKQQGSGVMAEALIELLGQTEANRDTEEPMESDSGFNFTTSGDELWEGPVPDPTTDAEKILQEAREKDKSDNDDIIKVKVDSAFRMEGGGEVYVDPDTGVPYDILMSKVDVKYGMFGLNNFYKMQIIHHKAKDLWVLFNRWGRVGDSGQHQRTPYNDPDTATAEFKKIFKSKTGNEWVNKGKFQKHPRKYALVLPERNPENKRKRMNEVLKPFELDKCPASRLPEEVQSFMKAITNFGVLKSAMSSGIFRVDEDYMPFGRLSKDTLEKAREVLREIKAIVETIDRRNLEGTEEKFEKIAELSNTYYMLMPMASYTYERIKPLNDINDIERHLDALYNLTELADASKILLGAQYRNKEVNPLDYVYKSLGCHVELLDPNSEECQLILEYIHNSRGRQRIEVEAVFRVSRLGEAERLKNCGVPGNHRLLWHGTNTANMIGILQQGLRIAPPEASRSGWSLGKGIYSSDSLDKSMNYVGFGSAQTGFVLLCEVALGKVKEVVDREYHESAPEGFDSVLAVSSEIPDPSEDVTTPYGAKVPAGVRVTQPGLAEKFNVYRIYNRDSEYVVYKESQVLIRYVVQVKRTWR from the exons ATGGCAAGTAGACCTCGTCTTCTCAAGAAACAGTCTTCTTTAGCAATCTTAGTTGAGTTGGAAAGGGAAACTTGTGAATCGGCAAGCCGACCGCCATCCGAGGCTGATCCCGACCAAGTCCGAGAAGAAGATCTTGAGGTACATGTGGACGAAGAAGTTGAAGACCTCGAAGGTGGAGAATTACCACCAGGTGAAGATGATTTGCTTGATGAAAAAGGCGATGGTGATTCTGAGGGTGGAGATACAGATGCGGCGGTTTCTAGCGAAGATGAAAATGACATTTCTGTTTCCCTCGCTTCAAGCAAGAAATCACTTTCCGCGTCGGCCAGAGGCGGACAAACGCGTGCGAGCGTCGAGGAGGAAGAAATTGCACCTCCGCTGCGTATGTCACGCCGATTAATGTCCAtgaaaagaagaggaaaagtTGTTCCTTTGGCAGATTTAACTGAAGAGTTTGAGTTCTACGCAGGCGATGTTTTGACTGTGCGCGGAGAGGAAGGTGATTTCTACGTCTGTCGCGTGCTCGAAGACGTACCCGAAAGCGCTACTAGCTTTGGAGTGGCATGGTTTAATAGAGTTGATGATAACTTGTACGAG GTTTCATTTGATGATGTTTGTTACATGGATTCCGTTATCACTCGTGTAGCTTTGTCAGAGGTGCAGCCTGAGAAATATTCGATTTCCAAGCCACACATAAAACAAACCAAGAAACTGTTAAAAGAAGCTCTTGCTGCTGAACGAGGGGAGGAAGAAGTTTCACAGGATGAAGGAG atgatgatgatgatgatgagctTGGTGATGAAGATGCAGAAGAGGCAGAAGATGAACCTCCTGCAAAACGAACACGAAGTGGCTCCAGGTCTTCTTCAACCTCTTCTCCAGCCAAGAGGGGGAAACGAGGTCAGAAAAAGGGTGCAGCCACGCCCGTCAACGGTCCAGGTAGGAAGCGGAAAGCTGCTGAAcctaaagaaaagaaagaacggAAGAAAAAGGCATTGGTTGCGAAGAAGGATAAACCAAGAAGAGCTGGAGTGCTTATTCcaaatgaaaatattaaactgcttgaaaaagaTCCAACATTTGAAACCAG CGAGGACATTCCATTGATGCCTGTAAAATGGGCAATCAAAGCAGTCTTAGTGAATGACATGGAGATGCTTAAAAGTGCAATTGAAAATAGACAAGAGGTGTTTACG GTTCATTGGCCTAGGAGCCCCGAAATCCAGCTTGCAGCAGTGCATTATGCCCTTCTAAATCAAAACCATGAAGCTCTGAAACTGCTACTTAAAGAACTTCACGAAGAAAAACCACCCGAGCTTAAACGCCATAACCAGCCAACAGTTTCCTTAAATCACATGGATACTGGAAC GTATAACTTTTACACCTTTGGTCATGCTGTACGAGAATTGTATTCAAGCAGAGGGTCCAGAGAGGGAAACAATGCTTTTCTTGAG GATGACAAAAGGTTTCACCGGACTAAAGGCTATGGCACATCAGACCTTCTGCCATTCTGTTTTAAGAAGGGAGTCCCTCTTGAGACTGTTAAAGTTCTGTTGAATGAGATGACCATTCTGGAAAAATCAACCCTTCATGAAGTGGAACAG GGCGGTATTGATGAGGTGTGGCATGCCATCAGGAGTGGAAACAGAAAATTGGCTGGCTATTTTGTCAGTAAAGGAGTGGACAAGTTTGGATTTGGCTTCAACTTCTTGCACAAAGAG GTTTTATTGAATGACAGTGAAGAGCTAACGAGTTTTAgaagtcagtcagtcaaaaaAAAGCCAGTGGAAAACAAAACG ATCCTGCCTATTCATGCTGCCTGTATCAATCCTAATGGCGATTACCTGAAAGCGTTGTTAAATTCTGTACCAGAGCACAGCATTCCAGACAGAGATGGCTTTAAACCAATCCATTACGCAGCTGCCTGTGAGGGACCAGGGCCCCTAAAGGTTTTATTGGCAAG AGGGGCTGATCCAAACGACCCTGGCCCGAAAGGAGTGACACCTTTGATGATTGCTTGCAAATATGGCCGTGATGAGAACGTCAAAGAACTTGTGGCTGCTGAGGATGAAGACGTTGATGACGCATTGGAAGACGGAGAACAGACAAAATCACGTGTTACAATTGATGTGAAGAATAAACACACAAAGGCTGCTATTCACTATGCCGCTAGAAACGGACACCTT AGCATCATTAGACTGCTTGTCGCAGCTGGTGGCAATGTTGACCTTCAAACAGGCTCTTACCGGGGAAATGTTACCGCTTTGATGCTTGCGGCTACTCAAGGCCACCTAGAACTCGTCAAAGCGCTGGTTGAACTTAAAGCTTCACCTGACAAGAAAG GCAAGTGGAACAAGACAGCCCTGATGTATGCAGTAAAGAATGGCCAGTCGCCAGTTGCGGCGTATCTGCTAAGGATTGGTGTGAATCCATGTGCAGCAGACACCTCTGGGAATACTCCAGTACACTATGCTGCCGCCTATGGCTGGCTTCACTGCTTGAAGATGCTCATAGAAGCTGGCGCAGATCCAAATGCTGCTAACCAATGGAAG GTTACTCCACTAGCAATAGCCCTAATGAAAGACCAAATGCCCTGTGCGGACTATCTGTTAAGTTTGGATAACGTTGATGTCAACTTTCCTGACGACTGCGGACGCACTCTGCTTTGTCAAAAGCTTCGCTGTTCGGCTCTTAACAAGGCACTCGTGGAGAAGATTACATATCTAGTAGAAAAGAAAGGTGCTGATGTCAACAAGGCTGATGTCGAGCAGTGGACTCCC ctTCATTATCTGGCAGCAAACTCTGTTTATGAAGGACAGCGTTAT GATCGGTTCTTGGCGTATCATCCTCCGCCGATGCTCAAGATGCACCTGGCTGAAGTCTCATGCCAGTTGGCGCGCCTCTTTATATCCGCTGGAGCAGATCCTGATGCTGTCAACAAGGATGGACGAACTCCTATGATGGTTGCAATTTTACAa AACAATTTCCCTTTGATTGAGACTCTGTTGGAATGTGGAGCCAAGGGATCTGTGGGCAAAACCAGTGACGGCTCTCAGGTGCTGCATGTTCAAGCAGAAAAAGCAGATGACCTGGATTTATCCGATCTCTACCCAGATGCACACGTG GATTTAACTGGGAACACATCAGAGCAGCGGGAACAGAAGCAAAAGCATTTGAAATCTTTGGTCATGAGAGCAAGCAATGAAATGATGGAGAAGCTGATTGCTGGAGGAGCGGAAATCAATTGTGTTAGATCTAATGGCCTAACGCCTCTGATGCTTGCACTCTCAGAG GGAAACATGGATCAATTCTCGATGCTTCTCGATCACGATGCCGATCCCAGCATGGGACTTGACAAGACGGGGAGAAATCTTCTGCATTTGTTAGCTACCATGTGTACTGAACATGACTTACGAAGACACATGaagattgttttgaaaaag ACTAAGTCAGAAAATCTCAAGGAAATATCCAATTTAGTTGACAACAATGGCTTCACCCCACTTCTACAAGCCTGTGAAACTATTGCTTCATCTCCACCGAACAAG GAAAACAACGAATTTGTCAAGAGTTTTATCAAG ACTCTGGTCGACCAGTTTGGCTGCAGTGTGAAAGCAAGAGTTGGTAAAGTCAAGAAAGGAGTAAac GTTGAATTGAGGAATCCTCCAACGTTCGGTTTAAGGCGAGAAAAAGACGATGAAGTGGATACTTCTCGGATACCAAGGATGTCTAGAATGAAACAGCGATCGTGGAGTGGTAGTGGAAGTAGTTATAACTCTGACTGtgaagatgaagatgaggaTGATGTTGAGATGGATGAAGACGAAAAACCGACAAAGG GACTGTTCACCTGTCTTCACTTTCTTGTGTATGAGagctggaatttttctccatttttggagCTGATGCTTGAGTATGTGAAAGCTATCAAGTCCATTGTCAACTCCTTTGATTGTCACGGCCGCACGCCTTTACACTTAGCAGTGAAATGGGGCAACACTGGGGCTGCAAAACTCCTA ATTGATAGCAGTACAGATGTGAATGTTCGATCCTTGAATATAAAACAAGATGGAAAGGCGACACCACTTATTTTGGCTTCCAG ACCAGTGAGTGTTCGCCTCGCCACCTTGAAGGACTTGCTGGAAGCTAAAGCAGATCCTAACATCGCAGATAATTCTGGTCGCACTGCTTTGTCTTGGGCCGTCTCCAACCCTAACG ATAGCAACTCCACTCCCTTGAAGCTCTGCACAGCTTTGCTTGAAGCTGGTGCCGATGTGAACAGTGCCGATGGCAAGCAGCGTACGCCTCTTCACTACTCTGTGAACTGCACCACGGGTGGCTTCGAGACAATAACTGATGTAGAAAACTTATTGATCAAGTATGGAGCAGACACGACCACCTTAGATTTACATAGAAGGATTCCTCTCCATTACGCCTTTGTGAAAATGAACGGCAG ACATACAGATTACAGCATGTCTGACCCCATATCTGTTGTAGGCCTGTTGTGTGAAGCAATGGCTGAACAAGGAAAGGATGTCAAGGCGCAAGTAAATCATCAAGATAACTTTGGACAGACACCTCTACACAGGGCAGCCTTGAGAGGATCCACAATTTGTTCGTTGAATCTTATCCAG aAAGGTGCATCTCTCGATATCAAAGACAATGATGGTAATACTCCACTGTCACTAGCCGTTCGTGAGGGTCACAATGG ttGTGCCATGATGTTCATGCAGAGTAATGCACCGGCATCCTGTCAGGTTATAAAGCCGTTAACACCAGATGACTGGAAGAATTATGAAATCGA gaagaaaaagtgtttgtgGCAATGGAAGAATGTTGTTGACTTGTCGGAACCCAAACCTGACATCAGATCCGCATTTCGTGTGGTGATCGATAACAACTGGCAGGGAATAGCTTATTTAATGCTGGAGGTTGCTGGGTTAGATTTTATAGAGGCGATTCAG GCAACACTGGAATCTAACAAGCTGGATCTTGCATGGGCGTtgctaagaaaacaaaggaaagatgCTTCGGTTCAAGGCGTTGACAAGAAAGGTCGCAACTTACTTCACTTGTTGGCTATTCATTCTGCGCATTTGTGGACACAAGTGGTGGAAGAG ATTGCCAATCATCTTGTTCAGAGGGGAGTTCCCGCCGGGGCTGTTGACTCCCAAGGGGCGACGCCCCTGCATTACGCTGCTTGCAATCACAACCTGGCTTTCTGCAGGTTTTTGTGGG AACATTCTCCATCTTCTCTGGACGTGACAGACAAAGGCGGCGTCACGCCGTTTGCTGCAGTGTTCTCCAACACCGAGAGCGGAATAATCACGCTGGTGGA ATTCTTTGTTAGCCCATCAAATTGCCACGTCAAGAACTTGGATGTGTGCTACAGCGTGGGCGAGGAACAGAACAGTAAAGATACAACCACTCCTTTGATTGAAGCCGCTTTATCAAGTAACGAGAAAGTTGTGACCTATCTACTTAAACACGGTGCCTCAGTCAACTTCCCAAAG CATGACGGACGCACTCCCCTCATGGAAATTGTCCGTAGCAACGCGATGGACATGGTCAAAGTACTGATTTATGCTACTGACGACAGAAAAATCTGGGAGACAAAGGAAACGACTCTTGTTGATCTCACGTTACAGGACAATGAAGGAAAGTCCGTGATACATCACTGCGTGCAGAACAGAGAG TATGGCTCTGCCGAGAATGTCGATTTGCTGAAATTTCTGGCCAGTTTTGAAGCCCCACTGGCTCTAAGAGACTCGCAAGGACACACCCCGCTTTACTATGCCAAACAGCAGGGATCTGGGGTCATGGCAGAGGCTCTTATAGAACTGCTAGGACAGACGGAGGCAAACAGG GACACAGAAGAACCAATGGAAAGTGACTCAGGATTTAACTTTACTACTTCTGGTGATGAATTGTGGGAAGGTCCGGTCCCAGATCCCACAACTGACGCGGAGAAAATACTCCAAGAGGCCCGGGAAAAAGATAAATCCGATAACGATGACATCATCAAAGTCAAAGTTGATTCAGCCTTCAGAATGGAGGGAGGAGG GGAGGTGTATGTGGACCCCGATACTGGTGTGCCGTATGACATCCTGATGTCCAAAGTTGACGTCAAATACGGAATGTTCGGTTTGAACAACTTTTATAAGATGCAG atcaTTCATCATAAAGCAAAGGACCTGTGGGTGTTGTTCAATCGGTGGGGAAGAGTTGGAGATAGTGGTCAGCATCAGAGGACACCGTACAATGATCCAGATACTGCGACAGCtgaatttaagaaaattttcaaaagcaaGACTGGTAATGAGTGGGTAAACAAGGGCAA GTTTCAGAAACATCCGAGGAAATACGCCTTGGTGTTACCAGAAAGGAACCCTGAAAATAAACGGAAACGAATGAACGAGGTTCTGAAGCCCTTTGAACTCGACAAGTGTCCAGCATCTCGTCTTCCGGAGGAAGTTCAGTCATTCATGAAGGCAATT ACCAATTTTGGAGTGTTAAAGTCTGCTATGAGTAGCGGAATCTTTAGAGTAGACGAAGACTATATGCCATTTGGACGACTCTCCAAAGATACCCTAGAAAAGGCTCGTGAAGTGCTGCGAGAAATTAA AGCAATCGTGGAGACAATAGACCGCCGAAATCTTGAAGGAACAGAAGAGAAGTTTGAGAAG ATTGCGGAGCTTAGTAACACGTACTACATGCTGATGCCCATGGCATCTTACACTTATGAGCGAATTAAACCGCTCAATGACATTAATGACATTGAAAGACATCTGGACGCGCTTTATAACTTGACGGAGTTAGCAGATGCTAGTAAGATCTTGTTGGGGGCACAGTACCGTAATAAAG AAGTCAATCCCTTGGATTATGTGTACAAGTCGCTCGGGTGTCACGTGGAATTGCTGGACCCAAACTCTGAGGAATGCCAGCTCATTTTGGAGTACATACACAATTCAC GTGGAAGGCAAAGAATTGAAGTTGAGGCTGTTTTCAGAGTCTCTCGATTGGGAGAGGCCGAGCGCTTGAAAAACTGTGGAGTGCCTGGGAACCACCGTCTGCTGTGGCATGGCACTAACACAGCTAACATGATAGGGATCCTGCAGCAGGGTCTCAGGATTGCCCCTCCAGAGGCGTCCCGTTCAGGCTGGTCCCTCGGAAAG